In one window of Solanum pennellii chromosome 2, SPENNV200 DNA:
- the LOC107010858 gene encoding ninja-family protein AFP3-like produces the protein MDKTGETSRNVKLNLERSLIGSVASSLTELETQQPPNRWKSAKEVGEKLRKFLYKMPSVFYDGPNGKKTKGYLLYSFTKREDLKIVCACHASFFTPTEFVKHGGGGDVDVENPLNYINIILDY, from the exons ATGGACAAAACTGGAGAAACTTCAAGGAATGTGAAGTTGAATTTAGAGCGTTCATTAATTG GAAGTGTTGCTTCAAGTTTGACTGAGCTTGAAACCCAACAACCACCTAATCGAT GGAAAAGTGCTAAAGAAGTTGGAGAGAAGCTGAGAAAATTCTTGTACAAGATGCCTTCTGTTTTCTATGACGGACCAAATGGAAAGAAGACGAAAGGATATTTGTTATACTCCTTTACGAAGAGAGAAGATTTGAAGATAGTTTGTGCTTGTCATGCTAGTTTTTTTACCCCAACTGAATTTGTCAAACATGGTGGTGGAGGTGACGTTGATGTTGAGAACCCtttaaactatataaatataattctaGATTACTGA